One window from the genome of Thalassospira xiamenensis M-5 = DSM 17429 encodes:
- a CDS encoding TIGR00282 family metallophosphoesterase — MRLLHLGDVLGQSGRTAALEALPMLRDRLSVDIAVVNVENSAHGFGVTAKICKEFYDAGADVLTTGNHVWDQREIIAYIDEDEKLLRPWNFPDGTPGKGDYVFKTRSGKKVCVVNMMGRLFMDPLSCPFQGANKLFAKHRLGKNVDAIIIDFHAETTSEKMAFGHHCDGRASLVLGTHTHVPTADAQILPGGTAYQTDVGMCGDFDSVIGMKKENSVRKFITKMPTGRFEPADGPATVCGVYVETDDATGLAKRIEPVRIGGRLKGSWPSA, encoded by the coding sequence ATGCGTTTACTCCATCTTGGCGACGTTCTTGGCCAATCCGGTCGCACTGCAGCACTTGAAGCGTTACCGATGCTGCGGGACCGTCTTTCGGTCGATATCGCGGTGGTGAACGTGGAAAATTCGGCGCACGGTTTTGGTGTGACGGCGAAAATCTGCAAGGAATTTTATGATGCCGGTGCGGATGTCCTGACGACGGGCAACCATGTCTGGGATCAGCGCGAAATCATTGCCTATATCGATGAAGATGAAAAACTGCTGCGCCCGTGGAACTTCCCCGACGGGACACCGGGCAAGGGAGATTATGTTTTCAAAACCCGTTCGGGCAAAAAAGTTTGCGTTGTCAACATGATGGGGCGGCTGTTCATGGACCCGCTTTCGTGCCCGTTCCAGGGCGCGAACAAACTTTTTGCCAAACACAGGCTTGGCAAGAATGTTGATGCGATCATCATCGATTTCCATGCCGAAACCACGTCGGAAAAGATGGCGTTTGGCCATCATTGCGACGGGCGGGCATCGCTTGTTCTGGGGACGCACACCCATGTGCCGACGGCGGATGCCCAGATATTGCCGGGTGGAACGGCCTATCAGACCGATGTCGGCATGTGCGGCGATTTTGATTCCGTGATCGGGATGAAAAAGGAAAATTCGGTCCGCAAATTCATCACCAAAATGCCGACCGGCCGGTTCGAACCGGCAGACGGACCGGCAACGGTGTGTGGTGTTTATGTCGAAACCGACGATGCCACCGGCCTTGCCAAACGGATCGAGCCGGTCCGGATCGGCGGGCGGCTTAAGGGCAGCTGGCCCAGCGCGTAA
- a CDS encoding cell division protein ZapA encodes MAQVSVRINGRSYDVACDDGQEERLMSLAQYVDERVREIAGAVGQIGEQRLLVMTSLLIADELGDMHEKLRKGQTSVEPEPGSVSAAEGDAIAENMESMAVRIEAIAQKLSQD; translated from the coding sequence ATGGCACAGGTTTCAGTACGAATTAACGGGCGCAGCTATGATGTTGCCTGCGACGATGGTCAGGAAGAACGCCTGATGAGCCTTGCGCAATATGTCGATGAACGGGTTCGCGAGATTGCCGGAGCGGTTGGTCAGATTGGCGAACAGCGCCTTTTGGTGATGACCAGTCTTCTGATTGCCGACGAGCTGGGCGACATGCATGAAAAATTGCGCAAGGGTCAGACAAGTGTCGAACCGGAACCCGGCAGCGTAAGTGCGGCCGAAGGTGACGCGATTGCGGAAAACATGGAAAGCATGGCTGTTCGCATCGAAGCTATTGCGCAAAAGCTTTCGCAGGACTAA
- the gap gene encoding type I glyceraldehyde-3-phosphate dehydrogenase, with the protein MAIRVAINGFGRIGRLVLRAIVESGRTDVEVVAINDLGDVATNAHLLKYDSVHGVLANDVKAEGNDLVIDGKAIKVCSERDPANLPWGALNVDIAFECTGIFLDEAGAGKHLTAGAKRVLISAPAKGDIKTVVYGVNSDSLTASDIIVSNASCTTNCLAPVADVLNKTVGITKGFMTTVHAFTGDQNTVDSLHKDLRRARAASLSMIPTSTGAAKAVGLVLPELKGKLDGTAIRVPTPNVSMVDLTFVAGRDTTADEINAAIKDAANGPLKGVLGVCEAPLVSIDFNHNPNSSTFDVTQTQVIGGNFVRILSWYDNEWGFSNRMSDTAVAMAKFL; encoded by the coding sequence ATGGCTATTCGCGTAGCGATTAATGGTTTTGGTCGTATTGGCCGTCTGGTTCTGCGTGCCATCGTTGAAAGCGGCCGTACCGATGTTGAAGTCGTGGCCATCAACGACCTGGGTGACGTCGCCACCAACGCACATCTTCTGAAATACGATTCCGTTCATGGCGTTCTTGCCAATGACGTCAAAGCCGAAGGCAACGACCTTGTCATCGACGGCAAGGCGATCAAGGTCTGCTCGGAACGCGACCCGGCGAACCTGCCGTGGGGCGCTCTGAATGTCGATATCGCATTCGAATGCACCGGCATCTTCCTTGACGAAGCGGGTGCAGGCAAACACCTGACCGCCGGTGCCAAACGCGTTCTGATTTCCGCCCCGGCAAAGGGTGACATCAAAACCGTCGTTTACGGTGTCAACAGCGACAGCCTGACCGCATCCGACATCATCGTTTCGAACGCGTCCTGCACCACCAACTGCCTGGCACCGGTTGCAGACGTTCTGAACAAGACCGTTGGCATCACCAAGGGCTTCATGACCACCGTTCACGCCTTCACCGGCGACCAGAACACCGTCGACAGCCTGCACAAGGATCTGCGCCGCGCCCGTGCCGCATCGCTTTCGATGATCCCGACCTCGACCGGTGCGGCCAAGGCCGTCGGTCTGGTTCTGCCGGAACTCAAAGGCAAGCTTGACGGCACCGCCATCCGTGTCCCGACCCCGAACGTTTCGATGGTTGACCTGACCTTCGTTGCCGGTCGCGACACCACGGCTGATGAAATCAATGCCGCGATCAAGGACGCCGCAAACGGCCCGCTCAAGGGCGTTCTTGGCGTTTGCGAAGCTCCGCTGGTCTCGATTGACTTCAACCACAACCCGAACAGCTCGACCTTTGACGTCACCCAGACCCAGGTTATCGGCGGCAACTTCGTCCGTATCCTGTCCTGGTACGACAACGAATGGGGCTTCTCGAACCGTATGTCCGATACCGCCGTTGCAATGGCAAAGTTCCTTTAA
- the tkt gene encoding transketolase — MTTQTEHNRMANAIRFLSADAVEKANSGHPGMPMGMADVATVLYTKFLKFDPKHPHWPDRDRFILSAGHGSMLLYSLLHLTGYEDFDLDQIKNFRQMGSRTAGHPEFGHGAGIETTTGPLGQGIATSVGFALGERIMNARFGDDVVDHFTYVIAGDGCLMEGISQEAISMAGHMKLSKLIVLFDDNGISIDGPTSLSTSEDHKKRFEAAGWDVQQIDGHDPVAIEAAIAKAKTTNTPSMIACKTVIGFGAPTKGGTSATHGSPLGATELAGAREKLGWTSEPFDIPADILDAWRNAGARGKADFDAWGARFENLEASLKDEFERRVEGKLPENWIDAFNDYKKQITAELPKVATRKSSQNVLEVLTKAIPEMIGGSADLTGSNNTKTGVQAPITADGGYHGGYIYYGIREHGMAAAMNGLALHGGVLPYGGTFLVFTDYCRPAIRLSALMNQRVVYVMTHDSIGLGEDGPTHQPVEHVASLRAMPNVTVIRPADAVETAEAWAMAITNETGPTVMALTRQNLPTLRTEYREDNLVARGGYVISDCDGDRQVTLIATGSEVEIAVNAQAKLKADGINAAVVSLPSWELFDAQSPEYRKEVLGDKPRIAIEALSVFGWEKYVGDNGKVIGMHGFGASAPAEVLYEHFGITAEALVKAAKELV; from the coding sequence ATGACGACGCAAACAGAACACAACCGCATGGCCAATGCCATCCGCTTTCTTTCGGCCGACGCAGTCGAAAAAGCCAATTCCGGACATCCCGGCATGCCGATGGGCATGGCAGACGTCGCGACTGTTCTTTATACCAAATTCCTGAAATTTGATCCAAAGCACCCGCACTGGCCCGACCGCGACCGTTTCATCCTGTCCGCTGGTCACGGCTCAATGCTGCTTTATTCGCTTCTGCACCTTACGGGTTACGAAGATTTCGATCTGGATCAGATCAAGAATTTCCGTCAGATGGGTTCGCGTACTGCCGGTCACCCGGAATTCGGCCATGGTGCCGGTATCGAAACCACCACCGGCCCGCTGGGTCAGGGCATTGCGACCTCGGTTGGTTTCGCGCTTGGCGAACGCATCATGAATGCGCGCTTTGGCGATGATGTTGTCGATCACTTCACCTATGTGATTGCCGGTGACGGTTGCCTGATGGAAGGCATTTCCCAGGAAGCCATTTCGATGGCCGGTCACATGAAACTGTCGAAGCTGATCGTCCTGTTTGACGATAACGGCATTTCGATTGATGGCCCGACCTCGCTTTCGACGTCCGAAGATCACAAAAAACGTTTCGAAGCCGCTGGCTGGGACGTGCAGCAGATTGACGGCCACGATCCGGTCGCCATCGAAGCCGCGATTGCCAAGGCAAAAACCACCAATACCCCGTCGATGATCGCCTGCAAAACCGTTATCGGTTTTGGTGCCCCGACCAAGGGTGGCACCTCGGCAACGCATGGTTCGCCGCTTGGCGCGACCGAACTTGCCGGTGCGCGTGAAAAACTTGGCTGGACGTCTGAGCCGTTCGACATTCCCGCCGACATTCTCGACGCATGGCGCAATGCCGGTGCGCGTGGCAAGGCCGACTTCGATGCATGGGGTGCGCGTTTCGAAAATCTCGAAGCCTCCCTCAAGGACGAATTCGAACGCCGCGTCGAAGGCAAGCTTCCGGAAAACTGGATTGATGCGTTCAACGACTACAAAAAGCAGATCACCGCTGAACTGCCGAAAGTCGCAACCCGCAAATCGTCCCAGAACGTTCTTGAAGTTCTGACCAAGGCAATCCCGGAAATGATCGGCGGCTCTGCCGACCTGACCGGTTCGAACAACACCAAAACCGGCGTTCAGGCCCCGATCACCGCAGATGGCGGCTATCATGGCGGCTATATCTATTACGGTATCCGTGAACACGGCATGGCGGCGGCCATGAATGGTCTCGCGCTCCATGGTGGCGTTCTGCCTTATGGCGGTACCTTCCTGGTCTTCACCGACTATTGCCGCCCGGCAATCCGTCTGTCGGCCCTGATGAACCAGCGCGTTGTCTATGTCATGACCCATGATTCCATCGGTCTTGGCGAAGATGGCCCGACCCACCAGCCGGTCGAACATGTCGCGTCCCTGCGTGCAATGCCGAACGTGACCGTCATCCGTCCGGCCGATGCGGTTGAAACCGCCGAAGCATGGGCAATGGCGATCACCAACGAAACCGGTCCGACCGTCATGGCGCTGACCCGTCAGAACCTGCCGACCTTGCGCACCGAATACCGCGAAGACAACCTTGTCGCGCGCGGCGGCTACGTGATTTCCGATTGCGACGGTGATCGTCAGGTCACCCTGATCGCGACCGGCTCCGAAGTCGAAATTGCCGTGAACGCTCAGGCGAAACTCAAGGCCGACGGCATCAATGCCGCCGTCGTCTCCCTGCCAAGCTGGGAACTGTTCGACGCGCAGTCACCAGAATACCGCAAGGAAGTCCTTGGCGACAAACCGCGTATCGCCATCGAAGCCCTGTCGGTCTTCGGCTGGGAAAAATACGTTGGCGACAACGGCAAAGTCATTGGCATGCACGGCTTTGGTGCCTCGGCACCGGCCGAAGTCCTTTACGAGCATTTCGGCATCACCGCCGAGGCGCTGGTCAAGGCGGCCAAAGAACTCGTTTAA
- a CDS encoding YebC/PmpR family DNA-binding transcriptional regulator, with translation MAGHSQFKNIMHRKGAQDKKRAKIFTKLAREITVSAKISDDINSNPRLRAAIAAARVQNMPKDNIDRAIKKATGAGEGDNYEEVRYEGYGTAGVAVIVEALTDNRNRTASEVRAAFAKSGGNLGETGSVGFMFNRLGEIVYPADKAGADEMFEAALEAGAANVESDDESHVIETEIEELNNVREALTEKFGDPESAKLVFRAVTEADISIDQAQSIMKLVDALEDNDDVQNVWTNVNWTDEIAAALDN, from the coding sequence ATGGCCGGCCATTCCCAATTTAAGAACATCATGCACCGCAAAGGCGCGCAGGATAAAAAGCGCGCCAAAATCTTCACCAAACTCGCCCGTGAAATCACGGTTTCGGCGAAAATCAGTGATGATATCAACAGCAACCCGCGTCTGCGTGCAGCGATTGCCGCCGCGCGTGTTCAGAACATGCCCAAAGACAACATTGATCGCGCGATTAAAAAGGCGACCGGTGCAGGCGAGGGCGACAATTATGAAGAGGTCCGTTACGAGGGCTACGGGACGGCCGGTGTTGCCGTGATCGTCGAGGCGCTTACGGATAACCGCAACCGTACCGCATCCGAAGTGCGTGCCGCATTCGCCAAAAGCGGTGGAAACCTTGGTGAAACCGGTTCGGTCGGCTTCATGTTCAACCGTCTTGGTGAAATCGTTTATCCGGCGGACAAGGCCGGTGCGGATGAAATGTTTGAGGCCGCCCTTGAAGCGGGGGCTGCAAACGTGGAATCGGATGATGAGAGCCACGTCATCGAAACCGAGATCGAAGAGCTTAACAATGTGCGTGAAGCGCTGACCGAGAAGTTCGGGGATCCGGAAAGTGCGAAGCTTGTCTTCCGCGCGGTGACCGAAGCCGACATCAGCATCGATCAGGCACAGAGCATCATGAAGCTTGTTGATGCGCTTGAAGATAACGATGATGTCCAGAATGTCTGGACCAACGTTAACTGGACCGACGAGATCGCTGCTGCGCTTGATAACTGA
- a CDS encoding DUF4164 family protein, giving the protein MSRLLEASIRLKAAIDSLDAAVESRMAKDIGNQSDAAGEVETLKSQLAAVRQDYDKLATATQTVSARLDGAVGQLRLVLDDDREQRQA; this is encoded by the coding sequence ATGTCGCGTTTGCTAGAAGCGAGTATCCGACTTAAAGCGGCCATCGACAGTCTTGATGCTGCCGTGGAGTCGCGTATGGCCAAGGATATCGGAAATCAATCCGATGCTGCCGGTGAAGTCGAAACCCTGAAAAGCCAGCTGGCAGCCGTGCGTCAGGATTATGACAAGCTCGCAACAGCAACCCAGACCGTCTCGGCCCGTCTTGACGGTGCCGTGGGGCAGTTGCGTCTGGTCCTTGATGATGATCGCGAACAAAGGCAGGCATAA
- a CDS encoding methyl-accepting chemotaxis protein, with the protein MGIKFGVQSKLLISFALVGLMAVVSAVVGAVSFNKFGEALTTITEEKLPPIAAAQQLATESAEIVAIAPRIVASNSTDEELAIKEELDFRLLELVNKINEIESTGFMPDVITTINDNRIQLQDTLGQLHTVTQERFAISTEKAEKLSEFQDLAKRYGDTLKPVLSYTQNDIAQGNAYAQSLKDDPSAKYTASTEEVVENFIKMNEAISARSPVLEIERLGSSAANMIIASTTETQAVRLSIIPVRIRGTYADALAALDSIGNERLKNFYVELIDKMQKLSVGDDSLPELRKRELAAAEESQRLVIQSGEYANAMRSGVSELVAALNSEVDDAATQAKVVEKQSLTALAVVAIAAILISLIIYVVYVRGNLLRRLAGLQTTMVTLADGNLDIEVPVKGNDEITAMGRAVEVFKDNALKVRELQAEEERLNRERNEALRDELLGLADTLQNEVESAVGEIAALAEQLQGVSGQMSQSAELVSGQTEDVASSAQEATGNVETVAAATEQLSASNAEINRQMAESTRISNNAADRAQETNQLVVSLSQSANRIGEVIALITDIAEQTNLLALNATIEAARAGDAGKGFAVVAAEVKNLANQTEKATEEIAGQISGIQKATGESVTAIEDIGRIIENINEIATTISAAVEEQGAATDEITRNVRSAADRTRTVSASINDVASETGKTGELSGQVLATAQTASEKVENLRSRINGILEDLRQQARDRAS; encoded by the coding sequence ATGGGAATTAAGTTCGGGGTCCAAAGCAAACTTCTGATATCGTTTGCATTGGTCGGATTGATGGCGGTGGTTTCTGCCGTTGTGGGTGCCGTGTCTTTCAACAAGTTCGGCGAAGCTCTGACCACCATTACAGAAGAAAAACTGCCGCCGATCGCCGCGGCACAGCAACTGGCGACCGAAAGCGCGGAAATCGTCGCGATTGCGCCGCGCATCGTCGCATCCAATTCCACAGATGAAGAACTGGCCATCAAGGAAGAACTTGATTTCCGCCTGCTGGAACTGGTCAACAAGATCAACGAAATCGAATCAACCGGCTTCATGCCCGACGTGATTACCACGATCAATGACAACCGCATTCAGTTGCAGGACACCCTTGGTCAATTGCACACCGTCACCCAGGAACGTTTTGCCATTTCGACCGAAAAGGCCGAAAAACTAAGCGAGTTCCAGGACCTTGCAAAACGCTATGGCGATACGCTGAAACCGGTTCTGTCCTATACTCAGAATGACATCGCGCAGGGCAACGCCTATGCGCAGTCATTAAAGGACGACCCGTCCGCCAAATACACGGCAAGCACCGAAGAAGTCGTTGAAAACTTCATCAAGATGAACGAGGCCATCAGCGCACGTTCACCGGTTCTGGAAATCGAACGTCTTGGTTCGTCTGCTGCCAACATGATCATCGCGTCAACCACCGAAACGCAGGCCGTGCGTCTGTCGATCATTCCGGTGCGTATTCGCGGCACCTATGCCGATGCACTGGCCGCCCTTGATTCCATCGGGAACGAGCGCCTGAAGAACTTCTATGTCGAACTGATCGACAAGATGCAGAAGCTCTCGGTCGGGGATGACAGCCTGCCGGAGCTTCGCAAACGCGAACTTGCCGCCGCCGAAGAAAGCCAGCGTCTGGTCATCCAGAGCGGTGAATACGCCAACGCAATGCGCAGCGGCGTTTCCGAACTGGTCGCCGCCCTGAACTCCGAAGTCGATGACGCCGCCACACAGGCAAAAGTCGTCGAAAAACAGAGCCTGACGGCACTGGCCGTTGTCGCCATCGCCGCCATCCTGATCTCGCTGATCATTTATGTGGTCTATGTCCGTGGCAACCTTCTGCGTCGTCTGGCTGGTCTGCAAACCACCATGGTGACACTGGCCGATGGCAATCTCGATATCGAAGTCCCCGTCAAGGGTAATGACGAAATCACCGCCATGGGCCGCGCGGTCGAGGTGTTCAAGGACAACGCCCTTAAGGTGCGTGAACTTCAGGCCGAAGAAGAACGCCTGAACCGTGAACGCAACGAAGCACTCCGTGACGAGCTGCTTGGCCTTGCCGATACCCTGCAAAACGAAGTCGAAAGTGCGGTCGGTGAAATCGCCGCCCTCGCCGAACAGCTTCAGGGTGTGTCGGGCCAGATGAGCCAGAGCGCCGAACTGGTTTCCGGCCAGACCGAAGATGTCGCATCCTCGGCCCAGGAAGCCACCGGCAACGTCGAAACCGTTGCCGCAGCCACCGAACAGCTTTCGGCCTCAAACGCGGAAATCAACCGTCAGATGGCGGAATCGACCCGCATTTCCAACAATGCCGCCGACCGCGCACAGGAAACCAACCAGCTGGTGGTCAGCCTGTCGCAATCGGCAAACCGCATCGGCGAAGTCATCGCACTGATCACCGACATCGCCGAACAGACCAACCTGCTGGCCCTTAACGCCACCATCGAAGCGGCCCGTGCCGGCGATGCGGGCAAGGGCTTTGCGGTTGTCGCCGCCGAGGTCAAAAACCTCGCCAACCAGACCGAAAAGGCGACCGAAGAAATTGCCGGTCAGATTTCCGGCATCCAGAAGGCGACCGGGGAATCCGTTACCGCCATCGAGGATATCGGTCGCATCATCGAAAACATCAACGAGATTGCCACCACCATTTCGGCCGCGGTCGAGGAACAGGGTGCGGCAACCGACGAGATCACGCGTAATGTGCGCAGTGCGGCTGATCGCACCCGCACCGTTTCCGCCTCGATCAATGATGTGGCAAGTGAAACCGGCAAAACCGGCGAACTTTCCGGTCAGGTTCTGGCAACGGCACAGACCGCATCCGAAAAGGTCGAAAATCTGCGTTCGCGGATCAACGGCATCCTCGAGGATCTCCGTCAGCAGGCACGTGATCGCGCCTCCTGA
- a CDS encoding methyl-accepting chemotaxis protein, translated as MGKTIKSDDRQKPVNKTTKGFGVQGKLAASFALVGLMAVVAATVAVISFDKFGSELADITHSKLPPMFSAQQLATDSAKIVAIAPRIIASKTPDEEQAVKAELDTLLAGLDENVAQLRETNLQAEILDGIDTNSANLRDALENLHAMTLNRFAIADDIAGKLNKFQQLSGRYSSMITPLLSFTQTTIAGINASVEDLRKSGDPLPYEDQVRTTKLLYDLDDAVASRGPVLELSRMGSDIVNTILTSSSLDDPTRLSVISVQVRGSFASLQKLIEGLDNEKLKKFYSNIVSDMLELSIGDGSLPDLRIKYLEAAATQQQIVDQSTQYAADMENSVKALVESLQSDVDAAAGSAQTLNAQSSQIMYGVAGAAILISLIIYVVYVRGNLLRRLAGLQTTMVTLADGNLDIDVPVKGNDEITAMGRAVEVFKDNALKVRELQAEEERLNRERNEALRDELLGLADTLQNEVESAVGEIAALAEQLQGVSGQMSQSAELVSGQTEDVASSAQEATGNVETVAAATEQLSASNAEINRQMAESTRISNNAADRAQETNQLVVSLSQSANRIGEVIALITDIAEQTNLLALNATIEAARAGDAGKGFAVVAAEVKNLANQTEKATEEIAGQISGIQKATGESVTAIEDIGRIIENINEIATTISAAVEEQGSATDEITRNVRSAADRTRTVSASINDVASETGKTGQLSGEVLTTAQDASHKVEALRARINGILEDLREQARSRAA; from the coding sequence ATGGGAAAGACTATCAAATCTGATGATCGCCAGAAGCCGGTCAACAAGACCACAAAAGGCTTCGGCGTTCAGGGGAAACTGGCGGCATCATTTGCACTTGTCGGCCTGATGGCCGTCGTGGCGGCCACCGTCGCCGTGATATCCTTCGACAAGTTCGGCTCCGAACTTGCGGACATCACGCATTCGAAACTGCCGCCGATGTTTTCGGCACAACAACTCGCGACCGACAGCGCAAAGATCGTGGCCATCGCGCCGCGGATCATCGCATCGAAAACCCCCGACGAAGAACAGGCTGTCAAAGCAGAACTTGATACGCTGCTGGCCGGGCTTGACGAAAATGTCGCGCAATTGCGCGAAACAAATCTTCAAGCCGAAATCCTCGATGGTATAGATACCAACAGTGCCAATCTGCGCGACGCGCTGGAAAATCTGCATGCAATGACCCTGAACCGGTTTGCCATCGCCGATGACATTGCCGGAAAACTGAACAAGTTTCAGCAGCTAAGCGGGCGTTACAGCAGCATGATCACCCCGCTCCTGTCTTTCACCCAGACAACCATTGCCGGGATCAATGCCTCAGTCGAAGATCTGCGCAAATCAGGCGATCCCCTGCCCTACGAAGATCAGGTCCGCACAACCAAACTGCTTTACGACCTCGACGATGCCGTTGCATCGCGCGGACCGGTTCTTGAACTCAGCCGGATGGGCAGCGACATCGTCAACACGATCCTGACATCAAGCTCGCTCGACGACCCGACCCGGCTTTCGGTCATCAGCGTGCAGGTCCGCGGCAGCTTCGCATCGCTGCAAAAATTGATCGAAGGTCTCGACAACGAAAAACTCAAAAAGTTCTACTCCAACATCGTCAGTGACATGCTTGAACTCTCTATTGGCGATGGCAGTCTTCCTGACTTGCGGATCAAGTATCTTGAAGCCGCCGCAACCCAGCAGCAGATCGTCGATCAAAGCACCCAATACGCCGCCGACATGGAAAACAGCGTCAAGGCACTGGTCGAAAGCCTGCAATCGGATGTCGACGCGGCCGCCGGATCGGCCCAGACCCTGAATGCGCAAAGCTCGCAGATCATGTATGGCGTTGCCGGTGCGGCCATCCTGATCTCGCTGATCATTTATGTGGTCTATGTGCGTGGCAACCTTCTGCGTCGTCTTGCCGGTCTGCAAACCACCATGGTGACATTGGCCGATGGCAATCTTGATATCGACGTCCCGGTCAAGGGCAATGACGAAATCACCGCCATGGGCCGCGCGGTCGAGGTGTTCAAGGACAACGCCCTTAAGGTGCGCGAACTTCAGGCCGAAGAAGAACGCCTGAACCGTGAACGCAACGAAGCACTCCGCGATGAACTGCTTGGCCTTGCCGATACCCTGCAGAACGAAGTCGAAAGTGCGGTCGGTGAAATTGCCGCCCTCGCCGAACAGCTTCAGGGTGTGTCGGGCCAAATGAGCCAGAGCGCCGAACTGGTTTCCGGCCAGACCGAAGATGTCGCTTCTTCGGCCCAGGAAGCCACCGGCAACGTCGAAACCGTTGCCGCCGCCACAGAACAGCTTTCGGCATCAAACGCGGAAATCAACCGTCAGATGGCGGAATCGACCCGCATTTCCAACAATGCCGCCGACCGCGCACAGGAAACCAACCAGCTGGTGGTCAGCCTGTCGCAATCGGCAAACCGCATCGGCGAGGTCATCGCACTGATCACCGACATCGCCGAACAGACCAACCTTCTGGCCCTTAACGCCACCATCGAAGCGGCCCGTGCCGGCGATGCGGGCAAGGGCTTTGCGGTTGTCGCCGCCGAGGTCAAAAACCTCGCCAACCAGACCGAAAAGGCGACCGAAGAAATTGCCGGTCAGATTTCCGGCATCCAGAAGGCGACCGGGGAATCCGTTACCGCCATCGAGGATATCGGTCGCATCATCGAAAACATCAACGAGATTGCCACCACCATTTCGGCCGCGGTCGAAGAACAGGGTTCGGCAACCGACGAGATCACGCGCAACGTGCGTAGTGCAGCCGACCGCACCCGCACCGTTTCCGCCTCGATCAATGATGTGGCAAGTGAAACAGGCAAAACCGGCCAACTGTCGGGCGAAGTTCTGACCACAGCACAGGATGCCTCACACAAGGTCGAAGCCCTGCGTGCGCGCATCAACGGCATCCTCGAAGACCTTCGCGAGCAGGCCCGCAGTCGCGCAGCCTGA